One Deinococcus sedimenti DNA window includes the following coding sequences:
- a CDS encoding IclR family transcriptional regulator: MLSLQKAANILGAFSAEQPEWGVRALAAHLGVPRATAHAYLAGLTEAGFLRRTPAGKYRLSWHIAEMGAQLTSSLPWFQEARALITRLALEVRAVAFLCILEGEEVVAAIRERHPDADIDLPLDIYLPATATASGKILYAHADITPRTFAACTPSSITSLDEWRTEVAKVKRLGYAYSIEEWVPGQCTLGVPYHALHTAHGDTDTVVAAIGVQMSAQRYLREERHIRERVVQIVREAEALP; encoded by the coding sequence GTGCTCTCTCTTCAGAAGGCGGCGAACATCCTGGGTGCATTCAGCGCCGAACAACCCGAATGGGGCGTGCGCGCCCTCGCCGCGCACCTGGGCGTCCCCCGCGCCACCGCCCACGCGTACCTCGCCGGACTGACCGAGGCCGGATTCCTGCGCCGCACCCCCGCCGGGAAATACCGCCTCTCCTGGCACATCGCCGAGATGGGCGCCCAGCTCACCTCCTCGCTGCCCTGGTTCCAGGAAGCCCGCGCCCTGATCACCCGGCTGGCGCTGGAAGTCCGCGCCGTGGCGTTCCTGTGCATCCTGGAAGGCGAGGAGGTCGTCGCCGCCATCCGCGAACGCCACCCGGACGCCGACATCGACCTGCCCCTGGACATCTACCTGCCGGCCACCGCCACCGCCAGCGGCAAGATCCTCTACGCGCACGCCGACATCACCCCCCGCACCTTCGCCGCGTGCACGCCCAGCTCCATCACCAGCCTGGACGAGTGGCGCACCGAGGTCGCCAAGGTCAAACGCCTCGGGTACGCGTACTCCATCGAGGAATGGGTCCCCGGCCAGTGCACCCTGGGCGTGCCCTACCACGCGCTGCACACCGCGCACGGCGACACCGACACGGTGGTGGCCGCCATCGGCGTGCAGATGAGCGCCCAGCGTTACCTGCGCGAGGAACGCCACATCCGCGAACGCGTCGTGCAGATCGTCCGTGAGGCCGAAGCCCTCCCGTAA
- a CDS encoding c-type cytochrome: protein MRAPALLLLPLLASLSALAATTPAPTTPATPGAALTEQIARGETTYVLACAMCHGDRLEGVSAMALSGEDFHTLYRPLPPRALHDLIRDTMPYDRRGTLSAQEVLDVTAYLLHENGLPIPDGGVRTDTLDHTAPESVPQDDPAS, encoded by the coding sequence GTGCGCGCCCCCGCCCTGCTCCTGTTGCCTCTGCTGGCCTCCCTGAGTGCCCTGGCGGCCACCACCCCGGCCCCGACCACACCAGCCACGCCGGGCGCCGCCCTGACCGAGCAGATCGCACGCGGCGAGACCACCTACGTCCTGGCCTGCGCCATGTGCCACGGCGACCGCCTGGAGGGCGTCAGCGCCATGGCCCTTAGCGGCGAGGACTTCCACACGCTGTACCGCCCGCTGCCGCCCCGCGCGCTGCACGACCTGATCCGCGACACCATGCCGTACGACCGCCGCGGCACCCTCAGCGCCCAGGAGGTCCTGGACGTCACCGCGTACCTCCTGCACGAGAACGGGCTGCCCATCCCGGACGGCGGGGTGCGGACCGACACCCTGGACCACACCGCGCCGGAGAGCGTTCCGCAGGACGATCCCGCAAGCTGA
- a CDS encoding M42 family metallopeptidase, translated as MEYTLDVLVRLLATPSPTGFTDAAVTLLEQELQALGVAAQRTRKGALTWEVAGTGEGHVTFSGHVDTLGAMVKGVKDSGRLRLWPLGGYDWATVEGEDVLVHTQAGRTLTGTVVNVRQSTHVHGAALRDLKRDAAVMEVRLDEAVSSDRDVRALGVQEGDFVSFDARPRVTASGYVKARHLDNKAAVAVFLAVTRELLAAPAPITASFHVTTYEEVGHGAATGIPAHTDALIAVDMAAVGDGQTSSEHRVSLCVADGGGPYDHALGNRLRAAARSAGLDLRVDIYPYYASDGTAAWRAGGDYPVALIGPGVDASHAYERTHTDALRATGDLMLAYLRA; from the coding sequence CTGGAGTACACGCTGGACGTGCTGGTGCGGCTGCTCGCCACGCCCAGCCCCACGGGCTTCACGGACGCGGCGGTCACGCTGCTGGAGCAGGAGCTGCAGGCGCTGGGCGTCGCGGCGCAGCGGACCCGCAAGGGCGCCCTGACCTGGGAGGTCGCCGGGACCGGCGAGGGGCACGTGACGTTCAGCGGGCACGTGGACACGCTGGGCGCGATGGTCAAGGGCGTGAAGGACAGCGGGCGGCTGCGGCTGTGGCCGCTGGGCGGCTACGACTGGGCGACCGTGGAGGGCGAGGACGTCCTCGTGCACACCCAGGCGGGCCGCACCCTGACCGGGACGGTCGTGAACGTCCGTCAGAGCACCCACGTGCACGGCGCGGCCCTGCGCGACCTGAAACGCGACGCGGCCGTCATGGAGGTCCGCCTGGACGAGGCGGTCTCCAGCGACCGGGACGTTCGCGCGCTGGGCGTGCAGGAGGGCGACTTCGTGAGCTTCGACGCGCGCCCCCGCGTGACCGCGAGCGGGTACGTGAAGGCCCGCCACCTCGACAACAAGGCGGCGGTCGCGGTGTTCCTGGCGGTCACCCGCGAACTGCTCGCTGCGCCTGCGCCCATCACGGCGTCCTTCCACGTCACCACCTACGAGGAGGTCGGGCACGGCGCCGCCACCGGCATCCCCGCCCACACCGACGCGCTGATCGCCGTGGACATGGCAGCCGTCGGGGACGGGCAGACCAGCAGCGAACACCGGGTGTCGCTGTGCGTCGCGGACGGCGGCGGGCCGTACGACCACGCGCTCGGCAACCGCCTGCGCGCCGCCGCCCGCTCGGCGGGCCTGGACCTGCGGGTGGACATCTACCCGTACTACGCCTCGGACGGCACCGCCGCGTGGCGCGCGGGCGGGGACTACCCAGTCGCGCTGATCGGGCCGGGCGTGGACGCCAGCCACGCCTACGAACGGACGCACACCGACGCGCTGCGCGCCACGGGCGACCTGATGCTCGCCTACCTGCGCGCGTAA
- a CDS encoding isochorismatase family protein yields the protein MNLSAHALLLLNAQRHDLNDRPDERAVARDWAHHVDEARAQGWVVAFVQWDAPHGADWDTFSKEWTLHPDFRAEQGDVLVRAEMPDAFEGSELAAQLHARAVQSLHLLALSGTPALDATLASAEAQGFRIESLEVPA from the coding sequence ATGAACCTGTCCGCGCACGCCCTGCTGCTGCTGAACGCGCAGCGTCACGACCTGAACGACCGGCCCGACGAGCGGGCGGTGGCGCGCGACTGGGCGCACCACGTGGACGAGGCCCGCGCGCAGGGCTGGGTGGTGGCGTTCGTGCAGTGGGACGCCCCCCACGGCGCGGACTGGGACACCTTCTCGAAGGAGTGGACGCTGCACCCCGACTTCCGCGCCGAGCAGGGCGACGTGCTGGTCCGCGCCGAGATGCCCGACGCGTTCGAGGGCAGCGAACTGGCCGCGCAGCTGCACGCCCGCGCCGTGCAGAGCCTGCACCTGCTCGCCCTGAGTGGCACGCCCGCCCTGGACGCCACGCTGGCCTCGGCGGAGGCGCAGGGCTTCCGGATCGAATCGCTGGAAGTTCCCGCGTGA
- a CDS encoding NADP-dependent oxidoreductase codes for MSTALPQTMTVIELAQPGGPEVLRPAVRPVPTPGLGEVLVRVRAVSINPVDTKVRANGPLPTLPAVLGWDVSGEVVAVGPFVRDFVPGDEVFGMLAFPEQPGAYAEYVLARAGDIARKPAALSHEDAAAMTLAALTAEQALDTMDLRAGQRILIHAGAGGVGHYAVQLARARGAHVIATASAPNVEFVRSLGADEVIDYRARPFEDQVQGVDAVLDTVGGDTADRSLPLVRPGGWVVSIAAQPDAARAQALGVHATRILVFPSRAQLNDLAKLVEAGQLRSHVSRTFPLAQVADAHRAQETGRTVGKLVLTVP; via the coding sequence ATGTCCACTGCCCTTCCCCAGACCATGACCGTGATCGAACTCGCGCAGCCCGGCGGGCCCGAGGTGCTGCGCCCTGCCGTCCGCCCCGTCCCCACGCCCGGCCTGGGCGAGGTGCTCGTGCGCGTGCGGGCCGTGAGCATCAACCCGGTGGACACCAAGGTCCGCGCCAATGGCCCGCTGCCGACGCTGCCCGCCGTGCTCGGCTGGGACGTGTCCGGCGAGGTGGTCGCGGTGGGACCCTTCGTGCGGGACTTCGTGCCCGGCGACGAGGTGTTCGGCATGCTGGCCTTCCCCGAGCAGCCCGGCGCGTACGCCGAGTACGTGCTGGCCCGCGCCGGCGACATTGCCCGCAAGCCCGCCGCGCTGAGCCACGAGGACGCCGCCGCCATGACCCTGGCCGCCCTGACCGCCGAGCAGGCGCTGGACACCATGGACCTGCGGGCCGGGCAGCGCATCCTGATCCACGCGGGGGCCGGGGGCGTCGGGCACTACGCGGTGCAGCTGGCCCGTGCGCGCGGCGCGCACGTGATCGCCACCGCGTCCGCACCAAACGTGGAGTTCGTGCGGTCGCTGGGTGCCGACGAGGTCATCGACTACCGCGCCCGACCCTTCGAGGATCAGGTGCAGGGCGTGGACGCTGTGCTGGACACCGTGGGCGGCGACACCGCCGACCGGTCGCTGCCGCTGGTGCGGCCCGGCGGGTGGGTGGTGTCCATCGCCGCGCAGCCCGACGCGGCGCGGGCGCAGGCGCTGGGCGTGCACGCCACCCGCATCCTGGTGTTCCCGTCCCGCGCGCAGCTGAACGACCTGGCGAAGCTGGTGGAGGCTGGGCAGCTGCGCTCGCACGTCAGCCGCACCTTCCCGCTGGCGCAGGTCGCGGACGCGCACCGCGCGCAGGAGACGGGCCGCACCGTCGGCAAACTGGTTCTGACCGTCCCCTGA
- a CDS encoding winged helix-turn-helix transcriptional regulator, whose product MTAPAPHLSPTEPPPTCAVTTTVSVIGGKWKAVAVYHLLGGPRRFSELQRRMPGVTQRILTLQLRELEADGLVHREVYPQVPPKVEYSLTPLGQTLEPIVRAMLAWGETYRQREQDTST is encoded by the coding sequence ATGACCGCCCCCGCCCCGCACCTCTCCCCCACCGAGCCGCCCCCCACCTGCGCCGTCACGACCACCGTGTCCGTGATCGGCGGGAAGTGGAAGGCCGTGGCGGTGTACCACCTGCTGGGCGGGCCGCGCCGCTTCTCGGAACTCCAGCGGCGCATGCCGGGCGTCACGCAGCGCATCCTGACCCTTCAACTGCGCGAACTCGAAGCCGACGGCCTCGTGCACCGCGAGGTCTACCCACAGGTTCCCCCCAAGGTGGAGTACTCGCTGACCCCGCTGGGCCAGACGCTGGAACCCATCGTGCGCGCCATGCTCGCCTGGGGCGAGACGTACCGCCAGCGGGAACAGGACACGAGCACCTGA
- a CDS encoding enoyl-ACP reductase FabI has product MVQIDLSDKTALVMGVANARSLGWAIAEQLLASGCRVGFSYQGERLRSELDKLLTGRDGVWSQQADATSEADLTALFARVKEEFGHLDYLIHSIAFAPRTAMDGRFLDTTEADWNTALNVSAYTLVSTARHAEPLLRPGASIVSLTYHASQKVVPKYNVMGVAKAALEATTRYLASEMGAAGVRVNTISAGPMRTIAARSIPGFGGMFEKAAEAAPLGRNATPDEVGKLALFLLSDLGSGVTGQTVYVDAGSSIMAMKVDQSS; this is encoded by the coding sequence ATGGTGCAGATTGACCTGAGTGACAAGACCGCCCTGGTGATGGGCGTCGCGAACGCCCGCAGCCTCGGCTGGGCCATCGCCGAGCAGCTCCTCGCCTCCGGGTGCCGCGTGGGCTTCTCCTACCAGGGCGAACGCCTCAGGAGCGAACTCGACAAGCTCCTGACCGGCCGTGACGGCGTGTGGTCCCAGCAGGCCGACGCGACCAGCGAAGCAGACCTGACCGCCCTGTTCGCCCGCGTGAAGGAGGAATTCGGGCACCTCGACTACCTGATCCACTCCATCGCGTTCGCGCCCCGCACCGCCATGGACGGCCGCTTCCTCGACACCACCGAGGCCGACTGGAACACCGCCCTGAACGTCAGCGCGTACACCCTTGTCTCCACTGCCCGCCACGCCGAACCGCTGCTGCGCCCGGGTGCCAGCATCGTCAGCCTCACGTACCACGCGTCGCAGAAGGTCGTGCCCAAGTACAACGTCATGGGCGTCGCCAAGGCCGCGCTGGAGGCCACCACCCGCTACCTCGCCAGCGAGATGGGGGCGGCGGGCGTGCGCGTGAACACCATCAGCGCCGGACCCATGCGGACCATCGCGGCGCGCAGCATCCCCGGCTTCGGCGGGATGTTCGAGAAGGCCGCCGAGGCCGCCCCGCTGGGCCGCAACGCCACCCCCGACGAGGTCGGCAAGCTGGCCCTGTTCCTGCTGAGCGACCTGGGCAGCGGCGTGACCGGGCAGACCGTGTACGTGGACGCGGGCTCGAGCATCATGGCCATGAAGGTCGACCAGAGCAGCTGA
- the pgeF gene encoding peptidoglycan editing factor PgeF, with translation MLLHAPHLRAPHAFTTRQGGVSGGPYTGLNLDDREDDPQAVHENRARLTGALGFTPAQVARLTQVHGTEVVTVTGGGHWTGDALVTGEAGVLLAIGTADCYPLLLEDPEAGVLGAAHAGWKGTLGRIGARTVQAMTELGARPERIRAAVGPGICAAAYPVGQGVGDAFREADLGAFVQPGPDGPHLDLMGANRAVLLAAGVPEQQVWASGRCSTETDFYSFRRDAGVTGRMWAVIGRPGVTA, from the coding sequence ATGTTGCTTCACGCGCCGCACCTGAGGGCGCCGCACGCGTTCACGACGCGTCAGGGTGGCGTTTCGGGCGGCCCCTACACCGGCCTGAACCTCGACGACCGCGAGGATGACCCACAGGCCGTGCACGAGAACCGCGCGCGACTGACCGGGGCGCTGGGCTTCACGCCCGCGCAGGTGGCGCGCCTGACGCAGGTGCACGGGACCGAGGTGGTGACCGTGACCGGCGGCGGCCACTGGACCGGGGACGCACTGGTGACCGGGGAGGCGGGCGTGCTGCTGGCGATCGGCACGGCCGACTGCTACCCGCTGCTGCTCGAGGACCCCGAGGCGGGGGTGCTGGGCGCCGCGCACGCCGGATGGAAGGGCACGCTGGGCCGCATCGGCGCGCGGACCGTGCAGGCCATGACCGAGCTGGGCGCCCGTCCGGAGCGGATCCGCGCGGCGGTCGGGCCGGGCATCTGCGCCGCCGCGTACCCGGTGGGCCAGGGCGTCGGGGACGCCTTCCGGGAGGCAGACCTGGGCGCGTTCGTGCAGCCCGGCCCGGACGGCCCGCACCTGGACCTGATGGGCGCGAACCGCGCCGTGCTGCTCGCGGCGGGCGTGCCCGAGCAGCAGGTGTGGGCCAGCGGACGCTGCTCCACGGAAACAGACTTCTACTCGTTCCGGCGCGACGCGGGCGTCACGGGGCGCATGTGGGCCGTGATCGGCCGCCCCGGGGTCACGGCGTGA
- a CDS encoding YqeG family HAD IIIA-type phosphatase — MSLLRPADVIDHVTHITPEFLADRGLHGLLLDLDNTLVPYGSYDGQGVAQTLAWVRDLKLAGVGLYLLSNATGKRAAFWLERLEFQGVGLAGKPNPRAFRRALRELHLPPQQVGMVGDQLFTDILGGNLSGMHTILVRPLATNALPHTRVARRLERAVLKRYGHDWQY; from the coding sequence GTGAGCCTGCTGCGCCCGGCGGACGTGATCGACCACGTCACGCACATCACCCCGGAATTCCTCGCGGACCGCGGCCTGCACGGGCTGCTGCTGGACCTCGACAACACCCTGGTCCCGTACGGCAGTTACGACGGACAGGGCGTCGCGCAGACCCTGGCGTGGGTGCGGGACCTGAAACTGGCCGGGGTGGGCCTGTACCTCCTGAGCAACGCCACCGGGAAACGCGCCGCGTTCTGGCTGGAACGTCTGGAATTCCAGGGGGTCGGACTGGCCGGGAAACCCAACCCGCGCGCGTTCCGCCGCGCCCTGCGCGAACTGCACCTCCCGCCCCAGCAGGTGGGCATGGTGGGCGACCAACTGTTCACGGACATCCTGGGCGGCAACCTCAGCGGAATGCACACTATTCTGGTGCGACCCCTGGCCACGAACGCCCTACCTCATACGCGCGTCGCCCGTCGACTGGAACGCGCGGTCCTGAAACGCTACGGGCACGACTGGCAGTACTGA
- a CDS encoding type II/IV secretion system protein: MALSIGDRRLGAILLEQGYVNDTDLQKALVRHAEVGGRLAEILIDSGLVGEKRIARAIEEALGIPLVNLLVVNPEPPALQAVRAQTALQHHAFPFALEGQTLRVAIVDPLSSMAIEALEDDSGLNIEVYQALRDQIMWAIATFYPELNLTADLPAEAEGGPAGGMLGQRLIARGLISDAQLQVALDAQQQTGEPLGATLIAQRIIGEDQLYEVLAEQTGAVYLRNPRDFQPSEDVLGSMLRADALRLTAVPVDETDHGVTVVASDPRKLEDIEALVGRPVQLVLAKPRDIETLIERFYPQRGRLGEQMVQQGTLSREQLREALQVQAREGRVKPLGEVIVELGFAAADEIDTALQKQNAGGGRLEDTLVQSGKLSPEMLARSLAAQLGYEFLDPVQNPPDNKVALMIPESTARRYGVVPVRLQGESLVVAMKDPRNVFALDDLKLITGRDVIPAVMSEKDITRLIERYFGSQDMANLNQQLAKESKDRETANKRQDAEDLSAGLDDNAVVRVVDNIIREAALQEASDIHIEPTETSLKIRYRIDGVLREQNDLPRGSAQSISARLKIMGHLDISERRVPQDGRIRFKKGSIDLDLRLSTLPTVYGEKAVMRLLQKASNIPEVEQLGFSEHNYQRYLDTIHKPNGIFLVTGPTGSGKSFTSFSTLKRIAVPEKNTTTIEDPVEYEIPGIVQSQVNNAAGMTFARALRAFLRQDPDIIFVGEIRDTETAKIAVEAALTGHLVLATLHTNDAPGAIVRLEEMGVEHFNIGAAVVGVVAQRLVRKVCPDCKAPTNADPDVLRRLGITERDLRGAQLMRGAGCNRCGGTGYKGRMGIHELMVIDEPLRVAIGSGKNATEINEVAMTQSGMKTLRQDGIEKALKGVTTLEEVLAVTSK, from the coding sequence ATGGCTCTTTCTATCGGTGACCGGCGCCTGGGCGCCATTCTGCTCGAACAGGGGTACGTGAACGACACGGACCTGCAAAAAGCCCTGGTCCGCCACGCCGAGGTCGGCGGGCGCCTCGCGGAGATCCTGATCGACTCCGGTCTGGTCGGCGAGAAACGCATCGCGCGCGCCATCGAGGAAGCGCTCGGCATTCCGCTCGTGAACCTGCTGGTCGTGAACCCCGAACCGCCCGCCCTGCAGGCCGTGCGCGCCCAGACGGCGCTACAGCACCACGCGTTCCCCTTCGCGCTGGAAGGGCAGACGCTGCGCGTAGCCATCGTGGATCCACTCTCGAGCATGGCCATCGAGGCCCTCGAGGACGACAGCGGCCTGAACATCGAGGTGTACCAGGCGCTGCGCGACCAGATCATGTGGGCGATCGCCACGTTCTACCCGGAACTGAACCTGACGGCCGACCTGCCCGCCGAGGCGGAGGGCGGCCCGGCGGGCGGCATGCTGGGCCAGCGGCTGATCGCGCGCGGCCTGATCAGCGACGCGCAGCTGCAGGTGGCGCTCGACGCGCAGCAGCAGACCGGCGAGCCGCTGGGCGCGACCCTGATCGCGCAGCGGATCATCGGCGAGGACCAGCTGTACGAGGTACTGGCCGAGCAGACCGGCGCGGTGTACCTGCGCAACCCGCGCGACTTCCAGCCCAGCGAGGACGTGCTGGGCAGCATGCTGCGCGCCGACGCGCTGCGCCTGACGGCAGTCCCGGTCGACGAAACCGATCACGGCGTGACGGTGGTCGCCAGTGACCCCCGCAAGCTGGAGGACATCGAGGCGCTGGTGGGCCGGCCCGTGCAGCTGGTGCTGGCCAAACCGCGCGACATCGAGACGCTGATCGAGCGCTTCTACCCGCAGCGCGGACGGCTGGGCGAGCAGATGGTGCAGCAGGGCACCCTGTCGCGCGAGCAGCTGCGCGAGGCGCTGCAGGTGCAGGCCCGCGAGGGCCGCGTCAAGCCGCTGGGCGAGGTGATCGTCGAACTGGGCTTCGCCGCGGCCGACGAGATCGACACCGCCCTGCAGAAGCAGAACGCCGGGGGCGGCCGCCTGGAGGACACGCTGGTGCAGTCCGGGAAGCTCAGCCCGGAGATGCTGGCCCGCTCGCTGGCCGCGCAGCTCGGCTACGAGTTCCTGGATCCCGTCCAGAACCCGCCCGACAATAAGGTCGCGCTGATGATTCCCGAATCCACCGCGCGCCGCTACGGCGTGGTGCCGGTGCGGCTCCAGGGCGAGTCGCTGGTCGTGGCGATGAAGGACCCGCGCAACGTGTTCGCGCTGGACGACCTGAAACTGATCACGGGCCGTGACGTGATTCCGGCCGTCATGTCCGAGAAGGACATCACGCGCCTGATCGAGCGGTACTTCGGCAGTCAGGACATGGCGAACCTGAACCAGCAGCTCGCCAAGGAAAGCAAGGACCGCGAGACCGCCAACAAACGCCAGGACGCCGAGGACCTCTCGGCCGGACTGGACGACAACGCCGTGGTCCGCGTCGTGGACAACATCATCCGCGAGGCGGCGCTGCAGGAGGCCAGCGACATCCACATCGAGCCGACCGAGACGTCCCTGAAGATCCGCTACCGCATCGACGGGGTGCTGCGCGAGCAGAACGACCTGCCCAGGGGCAGCGCGCAGAGCATCTCGGCCCGTCTGAAGATCATGGGGCACCTGGACATCAGCGAGCGGCGCGTGCCGCAGGACGGCCGCATCCGCTTCAAGAAGGGCAGCATCGACCTCGACCTGCGACTCTCCACGCTGCCCACCGTGTACGGCGAGAAGGCCGTCATGCGTCTGCTGCAGAAGGCCAGCAACATCCCGGAAGTCGAGCAGCTGGGCTTTTCCGAGCACAACTATCAGCGGTACCTGGACACCATTCACAAACCCAACGGCATCTTCCTGGTGACCGGCCCCACGGGTTCAGGGAAATCCTTCACCTCCTTCTCGACCCTGAAGCGCATCGCGGTGCCGGAGAAGAACACCACGACCATCGAGGACCCGGTCGAGTACGAGATTCCGGGCATCGTGCAGTCGCAGGTGAACAACGCGGCGGGCATGACCTTCGCCCGCGCGCTGCGCGCCTTCCTGCGCCAGGACCCGGACATCATCTTCGTGGGCGAGATCCGCGACACCGAGACCGCGAAGATCGCCGTGGAAGCCGCCCTGACCGGCCACCTGGTGCTGGCGACGCTGCACACCAACGACGCGCCGGGCGCCATCGTGCGACTGGAGGAGATGGGCGTCGAGCACTTCAACATCGGCGCGGCCGTCGTGGGTGTGGTCGCGCAGCGCCTCGTGCGCAAGGTCTGCCCGGACTGCAAGGCCCCCACGAACGCCGACCCGGACGTCCTGCGCCGCCTGGGCATCACCGAACGCGACCTGCGCGGCGCGCAGCTGATGCGTGGCGCGGGCTGCAACCGCTGCGGCGGGACCGGCTACAAAGGCCGCATGGGCATCCATGAACTGATGGTCATCGACGAGCCGCTGCGCGTCGCCATCGGGTCGGGAAAGAACGCCACCGAGATCAACGAGGTCGCCATGACCCAGAGCGGCATGAAAACCCTCCGGCAGGACGGGATCGAGAAGGCCCTCAAGGGCGTCACGACCCTGGAAGAGGTCCTGGCCGTCACCAGTAAGTAA